One window from the genome of Streptomyces cadmiisoli encodes:
- a CDS encoding NTP pyrophosphohydrolase translates to MTELLIIDAANVIGSVPDGWWRDRRGAVERLRDRLALDGVPGHEDGAEIVLVVEGAAKGVESVPGVRVEAAPGSGDDRIVELVSEAGERPCLVATADRELRRRVTALGADVLGPRSVRR, encoded by the coding sequence GTGACGGAACTGCTGATCATCGACGCCGCCAATGTCATCGGCTCGGTGCCCGACGGCTGGTGGCGCGACCGGCGCGGAGCGGTGGAACGGCTCCGGGACCGGCTGGCGCTCGACGGGGTGCCCGGCCACGAGGACGGCGCGGAGATCGTCCTGGTGGTGGAGGGCGCCGCCAAAGGTGTGGAGTCCGTGCCCGGAGTGCGGGTCGAGGCGGCGCCCGGCAGCGGGGACGACCGCATCGTCGAGCTGGTCTCCGAGGCGGGCGAGCGCCCCTGTCTGGTGGCCACGGCCGACCGCGAACTGCGCCGCAGGGTCACGGCCCTGGGCGCGGACGTGCTGGGACCACGCTCCGTACGCCGCTGA
- the dxs gene encoding 1-deoxy-D-xylulose-5-phosphate synthase, with the protein MPLLTRITGPRDLDRLSLEELDQLAQEIRTFLVDAVSKTGGHLGPNLGVVELTIALHRVFDSPKDKVLWDTGHQAYVHKLLTGRQDFSKLKMKGGLSGYPSQAESEHDVIENSHASTVLGWADGLAKASQLRKRDDHVVAVIGDGALTGGMAWEALNNIADAKDRPLVIVVNDNERSYAPTIGGLANHLATLRTTDGYERFLARTKEVLERTPVVGRPLYDTLHGAKKGLKDFIAPQGMFEDLGLKYVGPIDGHDIEALESALARAKRFGGPVIVHCLTEKGRGYQPALQDEADRFHAVGKIHPDTGLPIASSGADWTSVFGDEMVELGKEREDIVAITAAMLQPVGLDKFAKYFPDRVYDVGIAEQHGAVSAAGLATGGVHPVFAVYATFLNRAFDQVLMDVALHKCGVTFVLDRAGITGTDGASHNGMWDMSILQVVPGLRLAAPRDAEQVRAQLREAVAVDDAPTVVRFSKGAVGPAVPAVRRIGGMDVLREPGTTTPDVLLVSVGALAPMCLEIASLLDKQGISTTVVDPRWVKPVDEAMAPLAEQHRVVVTVEDNSRVGGVGSAVAQALRDAGVDVPLRDFGIPPRFLDHASRAEVMAEIGLTAPDIARQVTGLVAKLDGRYERATAEVEAARD; encoded by the coding sequence GTGCCGCTGCTGACCCGCATCACGGGACCGCGCGATCTGGATCGGCTCAGCCTGGAGGAGCTGGACCAGCTGGCACAGGAGATCCGGACCTTCCTCGTCGACGCCGTCTCCAAGACCGGCGGCCACCTCGGCCCCAACCTCGGTGTGGTCGAGCTGACCATCGCCCTGCACCGCGTGTTCGACTCACCCAAGGACAAGGTGCTGTGGGACACCGGCCACCAGGCCTACGTCCACAAGCTGCTCACCGGCCGACAGGACTTCTCCAAGCTGAAGATGAAGGGCGGCCTGTCCGGCTACCCCTCGCAGGCCGAGTCCGAGCACGACGTCATCGAGAACAGCCACGCCTCCACGGTCCTCGGCTGGGCCGACGGCCTCGCCAAGGCCAGCCAGCTGCGCAAACGTGACGACCACGTGGTGGCGGTCATCGGCGACGGCGCCCTCACCGGCGGCATGGCCTGGGAGGCGCTCAACAACATCGCGGACGCCAAGGACCGCCCGCTCGTCATCGTGGTCAACGACAACGAGCGCTCCTACGCGCCCACCATCGGCGGCCTCGCCAACCACCTGGCCACCCTGCGCACCACCGACGGCTACGAGCGCTTCCTCGCCCGCACGAAGGAGGTGCTGGAGCGCACCCCCGTCGTCGGCAGGCCGCTCTACGACACCCTGCACGGCGCGAAGAAGGGCCTGAAGGACTTCATCGCACCCCAGGGCATGTTCGAGGACCTCGGTCTGAAGTACGTCGGCCCGATCGACGGCCACGACATCGAGGCGCTGGAGTCGGCGCTGGCGCGGGCGAAGCGGTTCGGCGGCCCGGTGATCGTCCACTGCCTCACCGAGAAGGGCCGCGGCTACCAGCCCGCCCTCCAGGACGAGGCGGACCGCTTCCACGCGGTGGGCAAGATCCACCCCGACACGGGTCTGCCCATCGCCTCCTCGGGCGCGGACTGGACCTCCGTCTTCGGCGACGAGATGGTCGAACTCGGCAAGGAGCGCGAGGACATCGTCGCCATCACGGCCGCGATGCTCCAGCCCGTCGGCCTGGACAAGTTCGCCAAGTACTTCCCCGACCGCGTCTACGACGTCGGGATCGCCGAGCAGCACGGGGCCGTCTCCGCGGCGGGCCTGGCCACCGGCGGGGTGCACCCCGTCTTCGCGGTGTACGCCACCTTCCTCAACCGCGCCTTCGACCAGGTGCTGATGGACGTGGCCCTGCACAAGTGCGGTGTGACCTTCGTGCTGGACCGGGCCGGCATCACCGGTACCGACGGCGCCTCCCACAACGGCATGTGGGACATGTCGATCCTCCAGGTCGTCCCCGGGCTGCGGCTGGCCGCGCCGCGCGACGCCGAGCAGGTCCGCGCCCAGCTGCGTGAGGCCGTCGCGGTCGACGACGCCCCGACGGTGGTCCGCTTCTCCAAGGGCGCCGTGGGCCCCGCCGTACCGGCCGTGCGCCGGATCGGCGGCATGGACGTCCTGCGGGAGCCCGGCACCACCACCCCGGACGTACTGCTGGTCTCGGTGGGCGCCCTCGCCCCGATGTGCCTGGAGATCGCCTCGCTCCTCGACAAGCAGGGCATCTCCACCACCGTCGTCGACCCGCGCTGGGTCAAGCCCGTCGACGAGGCCATGGCCCCGCTCGCCGAGCAGCACCGCGTGGTGGTCACCGTCGAGGACAACTCCCGTGTGGGCGGTGTCGGCTCCGCGGTGGCGCAGGCGCTGCGCGACGCCGGGGTCGACGTGCCGCTGCGCGACTTCGGCATCCCGCCGCGCTTCCTCGACCACGCCTCCCGCGCCGAGGTCATGGCGGAGATCGGGCTCACCGCCCCGGACATCGCCCGCCAGGTCACCGGTCTGGTCGCCAAGCTCGACGGACGCTACGAGCGGGCCACGGCCGAGGTCGAGGCCGCCCGCGACTAG
- a CDS encoding glycosyltransferase, producing MTTDDTYVPGAVDAGGRQRHRRRRHLKVSYFVFLGLGALIVTKLDAGSLHLYSMGAMGLLALKMIGALFYRPAKAGREELEYIENAWVTAVIPIYNEDPVMFEQGMRSLLAQSRLPNEIHIIDDASADDSGIRTAKKMRREFEARGVKYTVSVQPENKGKREALALGFEAAPYSDIFLCVDSDTVLSRDTVRELLLPLADERIMASTGMVLALNHDSNIFTRLQDLRYGNSFLFERAAYSRLKSVLCCCGALSAYRGSLVRKYLPDFLNQQFLGKPAVFGDDRRMTNYCLIEGQVVFQETAVGYTAVPEKVPHFLRQQVRWNKSFFRESLWAFRNQKKTRPAFWLTCMELALWLVFGSAMFYSMVILPIVHPARFVNHIGDYLVFMVLMGYLRNVRYLDFPRRGMGFIKRFGMFLLAPIYGVIQLTLLTPLRFYALLTLHKGSWGTRQGGVEVSVAGDHEADVTEIFEEEDPYSDKKVTETLQLMRLEGVALRTRPRQAATITPPQALPGYDEQYAVNPQQPVSWGVPAQPGPPDGRWNPGGAQQPQQPQPPHQQWQQGGRHPQQPQHPQGGPQDPSWQQGNGPRW from the coding sequence GTGACCACCGACGACACCTACGTACCGGGAGCCGTCGACGCCGGCGGCCGCCAGCGGCACCGCAGGCGAAGGCATCTGAAGGTCTCGTACTTCGTCTTTCTCGGCCTCGGCGCGCTGATCGTCACCAAGCTGGACGCGGGCTCGCTGCACCTGTACTCGATGGGTGCGATGGGCCTGCTGGCGCTGAAGATGATCGGTGCCCTCTTCTACCGTCCGGCCAAGGCCGGCCGGGAGGAACTGGAGTACATCGAGAACGCCTGGGTCACCGCGGTCATCCCGATCTACAACGAGGACCCGGTGATGTTCGAGCAGGGCATGCGCAGCCTTCTCGCGCAGAGCCGGCTGCCGAACGAGATCCACATCATCGACGACGCGAGCGCCGACGACTCCGGCATCCGGACGGCGAAGAAGATGCGCCGCGAGTTCGAGGCCAGGGGCGTCAAGTACACCGTCAGCGTCCAGCCCGAGAACAAGGGCAAGCGCGAGGCCCTGGCGCTCGGCTTCGAGGCGGCCCCGTACTCGGACATCTTCCTGTGCGTCGACTCCGACACCGTGCTGTCCCGGGACACCGTCCGCGAACTGCTGCTGCCGCTGGCCGACGAGCGCATCATGGCCTCCACCGGCATGGTGCTGGCGCTCAACCACGACAGCAACATCTTCACGCGCCTGCAGGACCTGCGGTACGGCAACTCCTTCCTCTTCGAGCGGGCCGCCTACTCCCGTCTGAAGTCGGTCCTGTGCTGCTGCGGCGCGCTGTCCGCCTACCGGGGCTCGCTGGTGCGCAAGTACCTGCCGGACTTCCTCAACCAGCAGTTCCTGGGCAAGCCGGCCGTCTTCGGCGACGACCGCCGCATGACCAACTACTGCCTCATCGAGGGCCAGGTCGTCTTCCAGGAGACCGCCGTCGGCTACACGGCCGTACCGGAGAAGGTGCCGCACTTCCTGCGTCAGCAGGTCCGCTGGAACAAGTCCTTCTTCCGGGAGTCCCTGTGGGCCTTCCGGAACCAGAAGAAGACCCGGCCCGCCTTCTGGCTGACCTGCATGGAACTCGCGCTGTGGCTGGTCTTCGGCTCGGCGATGTTCTACTCCATGGTCATCCTGCCGATCGTGCACCCGGCGCGGTTCGTCAACCACATCGGTGACTACCTGGTCTTCATGGTCCTCATGGGCTACCTGCGCAATGTGCGCTACCTCGACTTCCCCCGCCGCGGGATGGGCTTCATCAAGCGGTTCGGCATGTTCCTGCTCGCGCCGATCTACGGCGTGATCCAGCTGACCCTGCTGACCCCGCTGCGCTTCTACGCCCTGCTCACCCTGCACAAGGGCAGTTGGGGCACCCGCCAGGGCGGTGTCGAGGTGTCCGTGGCCGGTGACCACGAGGCCGATGTGACGGAGATCTTCGAGGAGGAGGACCCCTACTCCGACAAGAAGGTCACCGAGACGCTCCAGCTGATGCGTCTGGAAGGCGTGGCGCTGCGCACCAGGCCCCGCCAGGCGGCCACCATCACCCCGCCGCAGGCGCTGCCCGGCTACGACGAGCAGTACGCCGTGAACCCCCAGCAGCCGGTCTCCTGGGGCGTGCCCGCGCAGCCGGGCCCGCCGGACGGCCGGTGGAACCCGGGCGGCGCCCAGCAGCCCCAGCAGCCCCAGCCGCCGCACCAGCAGTGGCAGCAGGGCGGCCGGCACCCGCAGCAGCCCCAGCACCCGCAGGGCGGCCCCCAGGACCCGTCCTGGCAGCAGGGCAACGGGCCGCGCTGGTAG
- a CDS encoding amino acid permease, with translation MSSTLFRTKNVEQSILDTEEPEHALKKSLSALDLTVFGVGVIIGTGIFVLTGTVAKNDAGPSVALSFVVSGVVCALAALCYAEFASTVPVAGSAYTFSYASLGELPAWIIGWDLVLEFALGTAVVAVGWSGYIASLLENAGWQVPEAIGTRGGADGFGFDIFAAALVLVLTAILVVGMKLSARVTSVVVAIKVTVVLVVIIAGIFFINSDNYSPFIPESKPQEAGRSLDSPLIQLMFGWAPADFGVMGIFTAASVVFFAYIGFDVVATAAEETKNPQRDMPRGILGSLIICTTLYVAVSIVVTGMQHYSELSVDAPLADAFKAVGHPWFAGFISFGAAVGLTTVCMILLLGQTRVFFAMSRDGLLPRFFSRVHPRFRTPHRPTILLGVIIAIVAGFTPLEELAALVNIGTLFAFVLVAISVIILRRTRPDLPRAFRTPWVPVLPIVSVLASLWLMLNLPAETWVRFAIWMAIGVVVYFLYGRSHSRLGRHEETTTDEVKGQPRGQGG, from the coding sequence GTGAGCAGCACCCTATTCAGGACGAAGAATGTCGAGCAGTCCATCCTCGACACCGAGGAGCCCGAGCACGCGCTCAAGAAGTCCCTGTCCGCCCTGGACCTGACGGTCTTCGGCGTCGGTGTCATCATCGGCACCGGCATCTTCGTCCTCACCGGCACGGTCGCGAAGAACGACGCCGGACCCTCCGTGGCCCTGTCCTTCGTCGTCTCCGGCGTCGTCTGCGCCCTCGCCGCCCTGTGCTACGCGGAGTTCGCCTCCACCGTCCCGGTGGCCGGGTCCGCCTACACCTTCTCCTACGCCTCGCTCGGCGAGCTGCCCGCCTGGATCATCGGCTGGGACCTGGTCCTGGAGTTCGCGCTGGGCACGGCGGTGGTGGCCGTCGGCTGGTCGGGCTACATCGCCTCACTGCTGGAGAACGCGGGCTGGCAGGTACCCGAGGCGATCGGGACCAGGGGTGGCGCCGACGGCTTCGGCTTCGACATCTTCGCCGCGGCGCTGGTGCTGGTGCTCACCGCGATCCTGGTGGTCGGCATGAAGCTCTCCGCGCGGGTCACCTCGGTCGTCGTCGCCATCAAGGTGACCGTCGTGCTCGTCGTGATCATCGCGGGCATCTTCTTCATCAACTCCGACAACTACAGCCCGTTCATCCCCGAGTCGAAGCCGCAGGAGGCGGGGCGGAGCCTGGACTCCCCGCTCATCCAGCTGATGTTCGGCTGGGCGCCGGCCGACTTCGGCGTGATGGGCATCTTCACCGCCGCGTCGGTGGTCTTCTTCGCCTACATCGGCTTCGACGTGGTGGCCACCGCCGCCGAGGAGACCAAGAACCCCCAGCGCGACATGCCCCGCGGCATCCTCGGCTCGCTGATCATCTGCACCACCCTGTACGTGGCGGTCTCGATCGTCGTCACCGGAATGCAGCACTACAGCGAACTGTCCGTCGACGCCCCGCTCGCCGACGCGTTCAAGGCCGTCGGGCACCCCTGGTTCGCCGGCTTCATCAGCTTCGGCGCCGCCGTCGGCCTGACCACGGTCTGCATGATCCTGCTGCTCGGCCAGACCCGGGTGTTCTTCGCGATGAGCCGCGACGGACTGCTGCCCCGCTTCTTCTCCCGGGTCCACCCGCGGTTCCGGACCCCGCACCGGCCGACCATCCTGCTGGGCGTGATCATCGCGATCGTCGCGGGCTTCACCCCGCTGGAGGAACTCGCCGCGCTGGTCAACATCGGCACCCTGTTCGCGTTCGTCCTGGTCGCCATCAGCGTGATCATCCTGCGCCGCACCCGCCCGGACCTGCCCCGCGCCTTCCGCACTCCCTGGGTCCCGGTGCTGCCCATCGTGTCGGTGCTGGCCTCGCTGTGGCTGATGCTGAACCTGCCCGCCGAGACCTGGGTCCGGTTCGCCATCTGGATGGCGATCGGCGTCGTCGTGTACTTCCTCTACGGCCGCTCCCACAGCCGTCTGGGCCGCCACGAGGAGACCACGACCGACGAGGTGAAGGGACAGCCCCGGGGCCAGGGAGGCTGA
- a CDS encoding nucleotide sugar dehydrogenase, translating to MSRTATVDLVVVGLGYVGLPLARSAAGAGLKVVGLDRSSRVVEGLNAGRSHVDDITDAEVATMLDQGFRAVDRADVIADAAAVVICVPTPLTEHGAPDLGAVDAAVDDIAAHLTPGTLVVLESTTYPGTTDEVVRPRLEAGGLRVGEDFHLAFSPERIDPGNPTYGLENTPKVVGGVTPDCTKAARALYERFVARVVEAKGTREAEMAKLLENTYRHVNIALVNEMAMFCREIGVDLWDAIRCASTKPFGFSPFYPGPGVGGHCIPIDPNYLSYKVRSLGIPFRFVELAQEINQRMPVHVVNRTADLLNDHGKAVRGSRILLLGVTYKPDISDQRESPALAVAESLRARGAELVYFDPRVEDWSVGGVPVERTDDYLATAESADITVLLQPHREIDLPLLADRAQVLFDTRGKSADHPRVVKL from the coding sequence GTGAGCAGAACCGCCACAGTGGATCTCGTCGTTGTTGGACTCGGCTACGTGGGTCTGCCACTGGCCCGTTCCGCCGCGGGGGCCGGACTGAAGGTCGTCGGACTGGACCGCAGCAGCCGGGTCGTCGAAGGGCTGAACGCCGGTCGTTCGCATGTCGACGACATCACCGACGCTGAAGTCGCCACGATGCTCGACCAGGGCTTCCGCGCGGTCGACCGGGCCGATGTCATCGCCGACGCCGCCGCGGTCGTCATCTGCGTCCCGACCCCCCTCACCGAGCACGGCGCCCCGGACCTCGGCGCGGTGGACGCCGCCGTCGACGACATCGCCGCCCATCTGACCCCGGGCACCCTCGTGGTGCTGGAGTCGACCACCTACCCGGGCACCACCGACGAGGTCGTGCGCCCGCGGCTGGAGGCCGGCGGCCTGCGTGTCGGCGAGGACTTCCACCTGGCCTTCTCCCCGGAGCGCATCGACCCGGGCAACCCCACCTACGGCCTGGAGAACACCCCCAAGGTCGTCGGCGGTGTCACCCCGGACTGCACCAAGGCCGCCCGCGCCCTCTACGAGCGCTTCGTGGCCCGCGTGGTGGAGGCCAAGGGCACCCGTGAGGCCGAGATGGCCAAGCTGCTGGAGAACACCTACCGGCACGTGAACATCGCCCTGGTCAACGAGATGGCGATGTTCTGCCGTGAGATCGGCGTCGACCTGTGGGACGCGATCCGCTGCGCCTCCACCAAGCCGTTCGGCTTCTCGCCCTTCTACCCGGGGCCCGGTGTCGGCGGCCACTGCATCCCGATCGACCCGAACTACCTGTCGTACAAGGTGCGCTCGCTGGGCATCCCGTTCCGGTTCGTGGAGCTGGCCCAGGAGATCAACCAGCGCATGCCCGTGCACGTGGTCAACCGCACCGCCGACCTGCTCAACGACCACGGCAAGGCCGTGCGCGGCTCCCGGATCCTGCTGCTGGGCGTGACCTACAAGCCCGACATCTCCGACCAGCGCGAGAGCCCCGCCCTCGCGGTCGCGGAGAGCCTGCGCGCACGGGGCGCCGAGCTCGTCTACTTCGACCCCCGGGTCGAGGACTGGTCGGTCGGCGGCGTGCCCGTCGAGCGGACCGACGACTACCTCGCCACGGCCGAGTCCGCCGACATCACGGTGCTGCTCCAGCCGCACCGGGAGATCGACCTGCCCCTGCTCGCCGACCGCGCCCAGGTGCTGTTCGACACCCGCGGCAAGTCCGCCGATCACCCCCGGGTGGTCAAGCTGTGA
- a CDS encoding LCP family protein, with product MSQTHRATADDRPRSRRRAPSPKRGRRLRRGLLLGLLVVLLTGGGTAWWLYHGLDSNLKDGAVDLDRALGDEKNRPARQASAGDAVNLLVLGSDSRAGDNAALAGGSTDGARADTTLLVHIAAGRTEAVAVSIPRDTLVTRPACTGRDGTALPSADRVMFNSVYAQAGPACTAKTVEKMSRVRVDHLVEVDFAGFKEIVDAIGGVPLTVREDLHDRSAGLDLAAGTHRLDGTEALAFVRSRKGVGDGSDLGRIGRQQQFMTALLTEIRRQDLLGHPTRTYRIADSLTGSLTTDSELASLSALVDFGRSLDGIDPAAMETIMLPVEYDRVDPNRVVAVEPQASALWRAVRADEEIPASARRSPANGGTPAS from the coding sequence ATGAGCCAGACCCACCGCGCCACGGCCGACGACCGGCCTCGCAGCCGCCGCCGCGCGCCCAGCCCGAAGCGCGGCCGGCGGCTGCGGCGCGGCCTCCTGCTCGGGCTCCTGGTGGTGCTCCTCACCGGCGGCGGAACGGCCTGGTGGCTGTACCACGGCCTCGACTCCAACCTCAAGGACGGGGCGGTCGATCTGGACCGGGCGCTCGGCGACGAGAAGAACCGGCCGGCCCGTCAGGCGTCGGCCGGGGACGCGGTGAACCTGCTCGTGCTGGGGTCGGACTCGCGCGCGGGCGACAACGCGGCGCTCGCCGGAGGCTCGACCGACGGGGCACGGGCCGACACCACATTGCTGGTGCACATAGCCGCGGGGCGGACCGAGGCGGTCGCCGTGAGCATCCCCCGCGACACGCTGGTCACCCGCCCGGCGTGCACGGGGCGGGACGGCACCGCGTTGCCGTCCGCGGATCGCGTGATGTTCAACTCCGTGTACGCGCAGGCGGGTCCGGCCTGCACGGCGAAGACGGTGGAGAAGATGAGCCGGGTCCGCGTGGACCATCTCGTCGAAGTGGACTTCGCCGGTTTCAAGGAGATCGTCGACGCGATCGGCGGTGTGCCGCTCACGGTCCGCGAGGACCTCCACGACCGCTCCGCCGGGCTCGATCTGGCGGCCGGCACGCACCGGCTGGACGGCACCGAGGCCCTGGCCTTCGTCCGGTCCCGCAAGGGCGTCGGGGACGGCAGCGACCTGGGCCGGATCGGCCGTCAGCAGCAGTTCATGACCGCGCTGCTCACCGAGATCAGACGCCAGGACCTGCTGGGCCACCCCACCCGGACGTACCGGATCGCCGACTCCCTCACCGGTTCCCTGACCACCGACTCCGAACTCGCCTCGCTCAGCGCGCTCGTCGACTTCGGCCGCAGCCTGGACGGCATCGACCCCGCGGCGATGGAGACGATCATGCTGCCGGTGGAGTACGACCGGGTCGACCCGAACCGGGTGGTCGCCGTGGAGCCGCAGGCGTCGGCGCTGTGGCGGGCCGTCCGCGCCGACGAGGAGATCCCGGCCTCGGCGAGGCGGTCTCCGGCGAACGGTGGGACGCCGGCCTCGTGA
- a CDS encoding polysaccharide deacetylase family protein — MRKRRSGAHSHAADDKPVVSRRSALFMGGAGGVAMAGAGAWLGNVAAQPAGAPVAQGAIGGLTTAPPYAPSGRRPKNRRATWSQQFQASHGWTPGGTGTASAEANDKTQFVRGTQAVRVTTNGTGKQSYIRKSGMTAMNLTGKMIRLLFRVEDVTDLAKMVFYVGSGGLQNFFSWTFHTHSKTSANYVQSGEWVTVHLQWADVTSATGSYTISASGKPSTTTGFTDMSFAVYDSAGGPVTYRLQAVEVVPDTSGVFPKGAVSITFDDSHKSIHDLARPVMDSFGFPGTVYNIADAIGTGSFLTVDQMRSMQNYSGWEMAGHSYANAVHTASYPKLTAEQADDDFRKLREWLVSNGFTSEHFAYPHGAFQKTTDGVPVDLIASRHFTTARSIISETIESIAPANPYRLKSLTGITDGTGIGGTALSKLTAAGGKLDRCVNNGDWLILCLHKIVTGAPATSTEIGTAGLTTLMKAIDERDIPVVTVAEAMEYYT; from the coding sequence GTGAGGAAGAGGCGCTCCGGCGCACACAGCCACGCCGCGGACGACAAGCCGGTGGTGAGCCGGCGCTCGGCGCTGTTCATGGGTGGGGCGGGCGGCGTCGCCATGGCGGGCGCGGGCGCCTGGCTGGGCAATGTCGCCGCCCAGCCGGCCGGCGCTCCCGTCGCCCAGGGGGCCATCGGCGGACTGACCACGGCGCCGCCCTACGCCCCGTCGGGCCGCCGGCCGAAGAACCGCCGGGCCACCTGGTCCCAGCAGTTCCAGGCCTCCCACGGCTGGACCCCCGGGGGTACGGGCACCGCATCCGCCGAGGCGAACGACAAGACGCAGTTCGTCCGGGGCACGCAGGCGGTGCGGGTGACGACCAACGGCACCGGCAAGCAGTCGTACATCCGTAAGTCCGGTATGACCGCGATGAACCTCACCGGCAAGATGATCAGGCTCCTCTTCCGTGTCGAGGACGTGACCGACCTGGCGAAGATGGTCTTCTACGTCGGCAGCGGCGGACTCCAGAACTTCTTCTCCTGGACGTTCCACACCCACTCCAAGACGTCGGCCAACTACGTCCAGTCCGGGGAGTGGGTGACGGTCCACCTCCAGTGGGCCGACGTCACCAGCGCGACCGGCAGCTACACGATCTCGGCGTCGGGCAAGCCGTCCACCACGACCGGCTTCACCGACATGTCGTTCGCCGTGTACGACAGTGCGGGCGGGCCGGTGACCTACCGGCTCCAGGCCGTCGAGGTGGTCCCGGACACCTCCGGCGTCTTCCCCAAGGGCGCCGTCTCCATCACTTTCGACGACTCCCACAAGTCGATCCACGACCTGGCCCGTCCGGTGATGGACTCCTTCGGCTTCCCCGGCACGGTGTACAACATCGCCGACGCGATCGGCACGGGCAGCTTCCTGACCGTCGATCAGATGCGCTCCATGCAGAACTACTCCGGCTGGGAGATGGCCGGGCACTCGTACGCCAACGCGGTGCACACCGCGAGCTACCCCAAGCTGACCGCGGAGCAGGCCGACGACGACTTCCGCAAGCTGCGGGAGTGGCTGGTGTCCAACGGCTTCACCAGCGAGCACTTCGCCTATCCGCACGGCGCGTTCCAGAAGACCACGGACGGCGTCCCGGTGGACCTCATAGCGAGCCGCCACTTCACCACCGCCCGGTCGATCATCTCCGAGACGATCGAGAGCATCGCCCCGGCGAACCCGTACCGCCTGAAGTCGCTGACCGGTATCACCGACGGCACGGGCATCGGCGGTACGGCGCTGTCGAAGCTCACCGCCGCGGGCGGCAAGCTGGACCGGTGCGTCAACAACGGGGACTGGCTGATCCTGTGCCTGCACAAGATCGTGACGGGAGCGCCGGCCACCAGCACGGAGATCGGCACGGCGGGGCTCACCACGCTGATGAAGGCGATCGACGAGCGGGACATTCCCGTGGTGACCGTGGCGGAGGCCATGGAGTACTACACGTAG
- a CDS encoding cellulose binding domain-containing protein: MLLLVCAIAAGATALYPVWRAANPEPPDFVVRYRTDTPASAEAAKPSLELFNDTKKPVSLSDMTLRYYFTADDDTAYAVNCVQAAVGCSNISGTVGTLDKPTDTADHYLEIGFTADAGSLKAGANSKGIDLQLFRVDHKKLKQSNDHSFDAEKSSYKESKAVTAYRRGALVWGEEPGGGGATPSPDASAAAAPKIEVPSGVLFDNFDYLDAKDPALFKHGWLVRTSKGGPGIEDTWSADGVTFPADKDAMGGGQVLQLRASTDGTEAGTKQASLGTAQSKFREGTYAARIRFSDGPTSGDEGDHVNQTFYTIGGKGSKYSELDNEYMPNGGWGRPGPKLDTVTWYDHKTNDRVYQTTNESLDGWHTVMIRVKDGVVAYWLDGKKLFLSNGKYAPRADMSVNFNHWFIDLPFEGERAWDMKVDWLYYNANETLSEKEVQAQVEGFADTGMNYFDTVRGSQ, translated from the coding sequence GCCCTCCCTGGAACTCTTCAACGACACGAAGAAGCCGGTGTCCCTGAGCGACATGACGCTCCGGTACTACTTCACCGCCGACGACGACACCGCGTACGCCGTCAACTGCGTCCAGGCCGCGGTCGGCTGCTCGAACATATCCGGCACGGTGGGCACGCTCGACAAGCCCACCGACACGGCGGACCACTATCTGGAGATCGGCTTCACCGCGGACGCGGGCAGCCTGAAGGCTGGCGCGAACAGCAAGGGCATCGACCTGCAACTCTTCCGGGTCGACCACAAGAAGCTGAAGCAGTCCAACGACCACTCCTTCGACGCGGAGAAGTCCAGCTACAAGGAGTCGAAGGCGGTGACCGCCTACCGGCGCGGAGCGCTGGTCTGGGGCGAGGAGCCGGGCGGCGGCGGCGCCACCCCCTCGCCGGACGCCTCCGCGGCGGCGGCCCCGAAGATCGAGGTGCCGTCCGGCGTCCTGTTCGACAACTTCGACTACCTCGACGCCAAGGACCCCGCGCTGTTCAAGCACGGCTGGCTGGTGCGCACCAGCAAGGGCGGCCCCGGTATCGAGGACACCTGGTCGGCCGACGGCGTCACGTTCCCCGCCGACAAGGACGCGATGGGCGGCGGTCAGGTGCTGCAACTGCGCGCCAGCACGGACGGCACCGAGGCCGGCACCAAGCAGGCGAGCCTCGGCACCGCGCAGAGCAAGTTCCGCGAGGGGACCTACGCGGCCCGTATCCGCTTCAGCGACGGCCCGACCTCCGGTGACGAGGGCGACCACGTCAACCAGACCTTCTACACCATCGGCGGCAAGGGCTCGAAGTACAGCGAGCTGGACAACGAGTACATGCCGAACGGCGGCTGGGGCCGGCCCGGACCCAAGCTCGACACGGTCACCTGGTACGACCACAAGACGAACGACCGCGTCTACCAGACCACGAACGAGAGCCTCGACGGCTGGCACACGGTCATGATCCGGGTGAAGGACGGCGTCGTCGCCTACTGGCTCGACGGCAAGAAGCTCTTCCTCAGCAACGGGAAGTACGCCCCGCGCGCCGACATGTCGGTGAACTTCAACCACTGGTTCATCGACCTGCCCTTCGAGGGCGAGCGCGCCTGGGACATGAAGGTCGACTGGCTTTACTACAACGCGAACGAAACCCTGTCGGAGAAGGAAGTCCAAGCCCAGGTCGAGGGCTTCGCCGACACCGGGATGAACTACTTCGACACGGTTCGGGGGTCACAGTGA